A region of Arabidopsis thaliana chromosome 5, partial sequence DNA encodes the following proteins:
- a CDS encoding Auxin-responsive GH3 family protein (Auxin-responsive GH3 family protein; CONTAINS InterPro DOMAIN/s: GH3 auxin-responsive promoter (InterPro:IPR004993); BEST Arabidopsis thaliana protein match is: Auxin-responsive GH3 family protein (TAIR:AT1G23160.1); Has 1306 Blast hits to 1254 proteins in 211 species: Archae - 0; Bacteria - 361; Metazoa - 54; Fungi - 2; Plants - 673; Viruses - 0; Other Eukaryotes - 216 (source: NCBI BLink).) yields the protein MSLCSDLTEKLDEEILEDLTSNVKQIQDNVLEEILTLNANTEYLRRFLHGSSSKELFKKNVPVVTYEDVKPFIDRVTNGEPSDIISGNPITGFLLSSGTSGGKQKMFPRNNKYLENIKFIFYYRSLVISKHIDGLEHGKGMVFNFCTSENTTPSGLPSSAASTSFFKSDYFKNRPSYWHWSYTSPDEVILCSDTKQTLYCHLLCGLVQRDDVVKVGAAFVTILVRAINLLENSWKEICTNIRFGHLSEWITDISCRDSVSKILGEPNPELADLIENECNNKSWEGIVPRLWPKAKFIECIATGQMAQHIPTLEFYSNKLPSISSSYVSSETMFGINMSPLCKPENVSYTFLPNLSYFEFLLVDAGDKTEIVDLVDVKLGCYYEPLVTNHSGLHRYKMGDILLVTGFYNNAPQFRFVRRGNLTLSIHLEITTDEDLLNAVTDAKMVLESSNLMLMDFTSYADISTTPGHYVLYWELKAKYRNDIVEIDKNVLVECCYVVEESLNNSYRVYRSKGGLIGALEIRLVQQGTFDALMEFFITQGASSTQYKTPICIKSTEALVILEENVHACFFTDKSLSLNFSS from the exons ATGAGTTTATGCTCTGATCTCACTGAGAAATTAGACGAGGAGATTTTAGAGGACTTGACGTCCAATGTGAAGCAAATACAAGACAACGTATTGGAGGAGATACTCACACTTAATGCTAACACAGAGTATCTTCGACGTTTTCTCCATGGGAGCTCTAGTAAAGAGCTTTTCAAGAAGAACGTCCCTGTGGTGACCTACGAGGATGTGAAGCCTTTTATCGATCGTGTCACGAATGGAGAGCCCTCTGATATTATCTCTGGCAACCCCATTACCGGATTCCTTCTAAG TTCTGGAACATCCGGAGGAAAACAGAAGATGTTTCCTCGTAACAACAAGTACTtggaaaacataaaattcatCTTTTATTACCGATCGCTCGTTATAAGCAA GCATATAGATGGTCTTGAACATGGAAAGGGAATGGTATTTAACTTTTGTACATCAGAGAACACAACTCCTTCTGGTTTGCCATCATCAGCTGCATCGACGAGCTTCTTCAAGAGTGATTATTTCAAGAACCGACCATCGTATTGGCATTGGTCTTACACAAGCCCTGACGAAGTCATATTGTGTTCAGACACCAAGCAGACTTTGTACTGTCATCTTCTATGCGGTCTTGTTCAAAGAGACGATGTTGTGAAGGTTGGTGCCGCCTTTGTTACTATTTTGGTCCGAGCAATAAATCTTCTTGAGAATTCTTGGAAGGAAATTTGCACTAATATCCGTTTTGGTCATCTTAGTGAGTGGATCACTGATATTAGTTGTAGAGACTCCGTTTCAAAGATTCTTGGAGAGCCTAATCCTGAATTGGCTGATCTCATAGAAAATGAATGCAACAATAAATCATGGGAAGGTATAGTTCCAAGACTTTGGCCTAAAGCCAAATTCATAGAATGCATTGCAACCGGTCAAATGGCTCAACACATCCCAACATTGGAGTTTTACTCTAACAAGTTGCCATCGATTTCCTCGAGTTACGTATCTTCTGAAACTATGTTTGGTATTAATATGAGTCCTCTTTGCAAACCAGAAAATGTATCATACACATTTCTGCCCAACTTGTCATATTTTGAGTTCCTACTTGTTGATGCCGGTGACAAAACCGAAATTGTTGATCTCGTGGATGTCAAGTTAGGGTGCTATTACGAGCCCTTGGTCACAAATCATTCCG GCCTACACAGATATAAGATGGGTGATATTTTACTGGTGACTGGATTTTATAATAATGCACCTCAATTTAGATTTGTGCGTAGAGGAAATCTGACTCTAAGtattcatttggagataacTACAGATGAAGACCTTTTAAACGCGGTCACAGACGCAAAGATGGTTCTTGAATCATCAAATTTGATGTTGATGGACTTCACAAGCTATGCGGATATTTCTACTACTCCGGGTCATTATGTTCTTTATTGGGAGCTCAAAGCAAAATACCGCAACGACATTGTTGAAATCGATAAGAATGTTTTGGTAGAATGTTGCTATGTGGTGGAAGAATCATTGAACAATTCTTATAGAGTATATAGGAGTAAAGGTGGATTAATTGGAGCTTTGGAGATAAGATTGGTGCAGCAAGGAACTTTTGATGCTCTCATGGAGTTTTTCATCACTCAAGGTGCTTCTTCAACTCAATACAAGACACCTATTTGCATCAAATCTACTGAGGCCTTGGtgattttagaagaaaatgtcCATGCTTGTTTCTTTACTGATAAGTCCCTTTCTTTGAACTTTTCGTCATAA
- a CDS encoding Plant invertase/pectin methylesterase inhibitor superfamily (Plant invertase/pectin methylesterase inhibitor superfamily; FUNCTIONS IN: enzyme inhibitor activity, pectinesterase activity; INVOLVED IN: cell wall modification; LOCATED IN: endomembrane system, cell wall, plant-type cell wall; EXPRESSED IN: flower; CONTAINS InterPro DOMAIN/s: Pectinesterase, active site (InterPro:IPR018040), Pectin lyase fold/virulence factor (InterPro:IPR011050), Pectinesterase, catalytic (InterPro:IPR000070), Pectinesterase inhibitor (InterPro:IPR006501), Pectin lyase fold (InterPro:IPR012334); BEST Arabidopsis thaliana protein match is: Plant invertase/pectin methylesterase inhibitor superfamily (TAIR:AT5G51500.1); Has 2839 Blast hits to 2789 proteins in 323 species: Archae - 6; Bacteria - 583; Metazoa - 1; Fungi - 196; Plants - 2021; Viruses - 0; Other Eukaryotes - 32 (source: NCBI BLink).) — MNMMMQKLSILFLHLILLVLLCVHPLTTVADRNSTDWCDKTPYPDPCKCYFKNHNGFQQPTQLSEFRVMLVEAAMDRAISARAELTNSGKNCTDSKKQAVLADCIDLYGDTIMQLNRTLHGVSPKAGAAKSCTDFDAQTWLSTALTNTETCRRGSSDLNVTDFITPIVSNTKISHLISNCLAVNGALLTAGNKGNTTANQKGFPTWLSRKDKRLLRAVRANLVVAKDGSGHFNTVQAAIDVAGRRKVTSGRFVIYVKRGIYQENINVRLNNDDIMLVGDGMRSTIITGGRSVQGGYTTYNSATAGIEGLHFIAKGITFRNTAGPAKGQAVALRSSSDLSIFYKCSIEGYQDTLMVHSQRQFYRECYIYGTVDFIFGNAAAVFQNCLILPRRPLKGQANVITAQGRADPFQNTGISIHNSRILPAPDLKPVVGTVKTYMGRPWMKFSRTVVLQTYLDNVVSPVGWSPWIEGSVFGLDTLFYAEYKNTGPASSTRWRVSWKGFHVLGRASDASAFTVGKFIAGTAWLPRTGIPFTSGL; from the exons atGAATATGATGATGCAAAAACTCTCTATTCTATTTCTACATTTAATATTACTAGTACTACTCTGCGTCCATCCTCTCACCACCGTAGCCGACCGCAATTCCACCGATTGGTGCGACAAAACTCCATACCCTGATCCATGCAAATGCTACTTCAAGAACCACAACGGATTTCAACAGCCGACACAATTATCCGAGTTCCGAGTAATGCTGGTGGAAGCAGCCATGGATCGGGCCATATCCGCCCGTGCCGAGTTGACTAATTCCGGCAAGAACTGCACGGATAGCAAGAAACAAGCAGTTTTGGCGGATTGCATTGACCTCTATGGAGACACGATCATGCAGTTAAACCGGACATTGCATGGCGTGTCTCCTAAAGCCGGTGCCGCGAAAAGTTGCACTGACTTCGACGCTCAAACGTGGCTGAGCACCGCGCTTACAAACACCGAGACCTGCCGACGTGGCTCATCCGATTTAAACGTCACAGACTTCATCACACCCATCGTTTCAAACACCAAAATCTCCCACCTCATTAGCAACTGCTTAGCCGTCAACGGAGCCCTCTTGACCGCTGGAAACAAAGGCAACACCACTGCTAATCAAAAGGGCTTTCCGACGTGGCTTTCCCGTAAAGATAAGAGACTCCTGCGTGCCGTTCGAGCCAACCTCGTGGTGGCCAAGGACGGATCAGGACATTTCAACACGGTACAAGCGGCTATTGACGTGGCGGGACGGAGAAAGGTGACGTCAGGGAGGTTCGTTATATACGTAAAAAGAGgtatatatcaagaaaacatTAACGTACGTCTAAATAATGATGACATAATGTTGGTCGGAGATGGAATGAGATCCACCATTATCACCGGCGGTCGAAGTGTCCAAGGAGGTTACACCACGTACAATTCCGCTACTGCCG GTATCGAGGGACTTCACTTCATTGCCAAAGGCATAACGTTTAGGAACACAGCTGGTCCAGCCAAGGGCCAGGCCGTGGCACTTCGTTCATCGTCTGACCTCTCAATCTTCTACAAATGCTCAATCGAAGGATACCAAGATACACTGATGGTCCATTCTCAACGCCAGTTTTACCGTGAGTGTTACATCTATGGAACCGTCGATTTCATATTCGGTAACGCGGCTGCTGTTTTCCAAAACTGTCTCATCCTCCCTCGCCGGCCACTCAAAGGTCAAGCCAATGTAATTACCGCACAAGGTCGTGCTGATCCGTTTCAGAACACAGGGATCTCTATCCATAACTCAAGAATCCTACCGGCTCCTGATCTAAAACCAGTGGTCGGTACCGTTAAGACGTACATGGGCCGGCCTTGGATGAAGTTCTCACGAACCGTGGTTCTTCAGACGTATTTGGATAATGTTGTGAGTCCAGTCGGGTGGTCTCCGTGGATTGAAGGTTCGGTGTTTGGTCTGGACACTCTCTTCTATGCAGAATATAAGAATACTGGACCAGCTTCATCCACGAGGTGGCGTGTCAGTTGGAAAGGGTTTCATGTGTTGGGTAGAGCTTCCGATGCATCTGCTTTCACTGTTGGAAAGTTTATCGCTGGTACAGCATGGCTCCCACGCACCGGCATACCCTTCACTTCTGGACTCTAA
- the SKS2 gene encoding SKU5 similar 2 (SKU5 similar 2 (SKS2); FUNCTIONS IN: oxidoreductase activity, copper ion binding; INVOLVED IN: oxidation reduction; LOCATED IN: anchored to plasma membrane, plasma membrane, anchored to membrane; EXPRESSED IN: 11 plant structures; EXPRESSED DURING: M germinated pollen stage, 4 anthesis, C globular stage, petal differentiation and expansion stage, E expanded cotyledon stage; CONTAINS InterPro DOMAIN/s: Multicopper oxidase, type 3 (InterPro:IPR011707), Cupredoxin (InterPro:IPR008972), Multicopper oxidase, type 2 (InterPro:IPR011706), Multicopper oxidase, type 1 (InterPro:IPR001117); BEST Arabidopsis thaliana protein match is: SKU5 similar 1 (TAIR:AT4G25240.1); Has 5377 Blast hits to 5350 proteins in 989 species: Archae - 4; Bacteria - 1723; Metazoa - 282; Fungi - 1915; Plants - 1288; Viruses - 0; Other Eukaryotes - 165 (source: NCBI BLink).), which produces MAATDFFFAFVFSFALIFGFSFAGDPYVSYDFTLSYITASPLGVPQQVIAVNGKFPGPVINATTNYNVHVNVLNHLDEPLLLTWPGVQMRRNSWQDGVLGTNCPIPPNWNFTYDFQLKDQIGSYFYSPSLNFQRASGGFGALIINNRDLVPIPFTEPDGEIIFIIGDWYTQNHTALRRILDSGKELGMPDGVLINGKGPFKYNSSVPDGIEHETVNVDPGKTYRIRVHNVGISTSLNFRIQNHKLLLIETEGRYTSQMNFTDFDVHVGQSYSFLVTMDQNATSDYYIVASARFVNETVWQRVTGVGILHYSNSKGPASGPLPVSATDVNHPWSAMNQPRAIKQNTSASGARPNPQGSFHYGQINITRTYILRSLPPTKINGKLRATLNGISFVNPSTPMRLADDHKVKGDYMLDFPDRPLDEKLPRLSSSIINATYKGFIQVIFQNNDTKIQSFHIDGYAFYVVAMDFGIWSEDRNSSYNNWDAVARSTVEVYPGAWTAVLISLDNVGVWNIRVENLDRWYLGQETYMRIINPEENGSTEMDPPENVMYCGALQAMQKEQHHSSATKSMTNGQLILIFSMMMVLLSSFSSFC; this is translated from the exons ATGGCGGCTACTGATTTTTTCTTCGCTTTCGTCTTCTCTTTCGCTCTTATCTTCGGCTTCTCTTTCGCTGGTGATCCTTACGTCTCTTACGATTTCACCCTCTCCTACATCACTGCTTCTCCTCTCGGTGTTCCTCAACAG GTTATAGCAGTCAATGGGAAATTTCCAGGTCCTGTGATTAACGCTACGACAAACTACAATGTTCATGTTAACGTACTCAATCATTTGGATGAGCCTCTTTTACTTACTTG GCCTGGTGTTCAGATGAGGCGTAACTCGTGGCAAGACGGTGTTCTTGGAACAAACTGTCCAATTCCACCGAATTGGAACTTCACTTATGATTTTCAGTTGAAAGATCAGATTGGAAGTTATTTCTACTCTCCTTCACTTAACTTTCAGAGAGCCTCTGGTGGTTTTGGTGCACTCATAATCAATAACAGAGACCTTGTTCCTATTCCGTTCACTGAGCCTGATGGTGAAATCATCTTTATTATTGGTGATTGGTATACTCAGAACCATACA GCTTTAAGGAGGATACTTGACTCTGGTAAAGAACTTGGGATGCCCGATGGAGTACTCATCAATGGGAAAGGTCCTTTCAAGTACAATAGCAGTGTACCTGATGGAATTGAACATGAAACCGTTAATGTTGATCCAG GGAAAACATACAGGATCCGTGTTCACAATGTTGGTATCTCGACAAGCTTGAACTTCAGGATTCAGAACCACAAATTGCTCTTGATTGAGACTGAGGGTCGCTACACCTCCCAAATGAACTTCACCGATTTTGATGTTCATGTGGGACAGTCTTATTCTTTCCTGGTAACCATGGACCAAAACGCCACAAGTGACTACTACATTGTGGCGAGTGCTAGATTTGTTAATGAAACAGTGTGGCAAAGAGTCACAGGTGTTGGCATTCTCCATTATTCCAATTCCAAAGGACCTGCTTCTGGTCCTTTGCCAGTTTCAGCAACTGATGTTAATCACCCTTGGTCTGCAATGAACCAACCGAGAGCCATAAA GCAAAACACATCTGCAAGTGGAGCTCGTCCAAATCCGCAGGGATCATTTCACTACGGACAGATCAACATTACAAGAACATACATCTTGAGGAGTTTGCCtccaacaaaaatcaatgggAAACTTCGTGCTACACTTAATGGAATTTCATTTGTCAATCCAAGCACCCCCATGAGGCTTGCGGATGACCATAAAGTGAAAGGAGATTATATGTTAGATTTTCCAGACAGACCACTTGATGAAAAACTTCCACGTTTGTCCAGCTCTATCATCAACGCAACATACAAGGGCTTTATACAAGTTATCTTCCAGAACAATGACACCAAAATCCAGAGCTTCCATATTGATGGATATGCATTTTACGTGGTTGC GATGGACTTTGGTATATGGTCAGAAGACAGAAACAGTTCTTATAACAACTGGGATGCAGTAGCACGAAGCACGGTGGAG GTCTATCCAGGAGCATGGACTGCTGTACTTATTTCTCTCGATAATGTTGGAGTTTGGAATATCCGGGTTGAGAATCTTGACAGATGGTATCTTGGCCAAGAAACATACATGCGAATTATAAACCCTGAGGAAAACGGAAGTACGGAAATGGATCCGCCTGAAAATGTTATGTATTGTGGTGCTCTTCAGGCCATGCAAAA GGAACAACATCACAGCTCGGCCACAAAATCAATGACAAATGGACAGTTGATACTAATTTTCAGCATGATGATGGTTTTGCTCTCCTCGTTTTCGTCCTTTTGCTGA
- a CDS encoding Auxin-responsive GH3 family protein translates to MVFHCSSGTSGGKQKMFPRNNKYLENIKFIFYYRSLVISKHIDGLEHGKGMVFNFCTSENTTPSGLPSSAASTSFFKSDYFKNRPSYWHWSYTSPDEVILCSDTKQTLYCHLLCGLVQRDDVVKVGAAFVTILVRAINLLENSWKEICTNIRFGHLSEWITDISCRDSVSKILGEPNPELADLIENECNNKSWEGIVPRLWPKAKFIECIATGQMAQHIPTLEFYSNKLPSISSSYVSSETMFGINMSPLCKPENVSYTFLPNLSYFEFLLVDAGDKTEIVDLVDVKLGCYYEPLVTNHSGLHRYKMGDILLVTGFYNNAPQFRFVRRGNLTLSIHLEITTDEDLLNAVTDAKMVLESSNLMLMDFTSYADISTTPGHYVLYWELKAKYRNDIVEIDKNVLVECCYVVEESLNNSYRVYRSKGGLIGALEIRLVQQGTFDALMEFFITQGASSTQYKTPICIKSTEALVILEENVHACFFTDKSLSLNFSS, encoded by the exons ATGGTTTTTCACTGTAGTTCTGGAACATCCGGAGGAAAACAGAAGATGTTTCCTCGTAACAACAAGTACTtggaaaacataaaattcatCTTTTATTACCGATCGCTCGTTATAAGCAA GCATATAGATGGTCTTGAACATGGAAAGGGAATGGTATTTAACTTTTGTACATCAGAGAACACAACTCCTTCTGGTTTGCCATCATCAGCTGCATCGACGAGCTTCTTCAAGAGTGATTATTTCAAGAACCGACCATCGTATTGGCATTGGTCTTACACAAGCCCTGACGAAGTCATATTGTGTTCAGACACCAAGCAGACTTTGTACTGTCATCTTCTATGCGGTCTTGTTCAAAGAGACGATGTTGTGAAGGTTGGTGCCGCCTTTGTTACTATTTTGGTCCGAGCAATAAATCTTCTTGAGAATTCTTGGAAGGAAATTTGCACTAATATCCGTTTTGGTCATCTTAGTGAGTGGATCACTGATATTAGTTGTAGAGACTCCGTTTCAAAGATTCTTGGAGAGCCTAATCCTGAATTGGCTGATCTCATAGAAAATGAATGCAACAATAAATCATGGGAAGGTATAGTTCCAAGACTTTGGCCTAAAGCCAAATTCATAGAATGCATTGCAACCGGTCAAATGGCTCAACACATCCCAACATTGGAGTTTTACTCTAACAAGTTGCCATCGATTTCCTCGAGTTACGTATCTTCTGAAACTATGTTTGGTATTAATATGAGTCCTCTTTGCAAACCAGAAAATGTATCATACACATTTCTGCCCAACTTGTCATATTTTGAGTTCCTACTTGTTGATGCCGGTGACAAAACCGAAATTGTTGATCTCGTGGATGTCAAGTTAGGGTGCTATTACGAGCCCTTGGTCACAAATCATTCCG GCCTACACAGATATAAGATGGGTGATATTTTACTGGTGACTGGATTTTATAATAATGCACCTCAATTTAGATTTGTGCGTAGAGGAAATCTGACTCTAAGtattcatttggagataacTACAGATGAAGACCTTTTAAACGCGGTCACAGACGCAAAGATGGTTCTTGAATCATCAAATTTGATGTTGATGGACTTCACAAGCTATGCGGATATTTCTACTACTCCGGGTCATTATGTTCTTTATTGGGAGCTCAAAGCAAAATACCGCAACGACATTGTTGAAATCGATAAGAATGTTTTGGTAGAATGTTGCTATGTGGTGGAAGAATCATTGAACAATTCTTATAGAGTATATAGGAGTAAAGGTGGATTAATTGGAGCTTTGGAGATAAGATTGGTGCAGCAAGGAACTTTTGATGCTCTCATGGAGTTTTTCATCACTCAAGGTGCTTCTTCAACTCAATACAAGACACCTATTTGCATCAAATCTACTGAGGCCTTGGtgattttagaagaaaatgtcCATGCTTGTTTCTTTACTGATAAGTCCCTTTCTTTGAACTTTTCGTCATAA